TGAGGTTATTGATTTCTACAAAAATGGAAATTTATATATTGCATCATTAATGGTGGATTTGTTAAAAACTTTTCGTTTTCAAGAATATTTACGGTTTATTGATCTTAATCCTGAAAACAATAGTTTGAGAAGTGAAAATGCCATCTTTAGTGATGAGAATAAAAAGGAACTCATAATTCAACGACTTTTTGAAAGGGTTGAAAACGATTCGTTAAAGAATTATACGAAAGTTTATCAAGAAAAAATCAATTCGTTTTTGAAAAAGCACTTAGATGGCATTACCAAAAATGTAAAGACTTTTCGGGATAAAAAAGCCACCTTTACTAATACAACTAAAAAAGATAAGACCTATTTCAAACTTTTAGAGTATTATGCTAATCCAGAAAATGAACTTGAAATGAAAGAGGATTTAAAGCAAACATTTAGCTTGAATTAAACGATTAGTAGAATAATTAAAACCTTTTTTCTCAAAATTATTAACGATATAATTTAAACAGTGACTTATAATGTCAATTACAAATCATAGTTGCTATTAATTGAGGAGAAATTAACAAAATGAAAAAAGATTTTAATGATTTTATTAACACTCTTACCAACAACGTTATGGATTATGAAAATCTAGTTGATGTTGATAAAGTGATTGATAGATATTCCATTTGATATCAAGGATTTGCTGATATCAATGAAAAATTAACTGATTATGAAGAGTTTTATAATAGTTTAGATTATTGATTAACTAGTAATCCGACTACGAAAAAATATATTCCTTTATTATTTGCTACCAGAAATGAACAAGGGAAAATGATCAAGAAAAATGGTGAAGTTTTATCCTTTACTTCAAACACTCCTAATCAAGAAGTTATTGAAGTGATAAAAAATTCACCATTAGATAAATTAGTTGCCAAAAAGATGATTACTAACGTTAACGATTATTTATTGGGTGTAGAAGTAGGATTAGACTCAAATGCTCGAAAAAATAGAACAGGAAAAATGATGGAAGAACTTGTAATTGACATTATAGAGCAGAAGGGAATAAAAATTAAGTCTCAATATCATCTTGAACAATTATTTATTGATGGTTTCATTGATAAAAATCAGTTAGAAGAAATTAAATCTTTACAAAACAACCAAGCAACTAAAGTATTTGATTTCATGTTTCAATTTGAAGATAAAATTTATTTGGGCGAGACTAATTTTTATAATAGTCCTGGGTCAAAACTTAATGAAGTTACGAAATCTTATTTATTCTTAAATGAACGTTTAAGTAAAGTTCCTAATTTAGAATTTGTTTGAATAACTGATGGGGGAGGATGAAAAGCTACCAAGAACCAAATTCATGAAGCTTATACAAAAATCCCCTTCCTTTTCAATCTTCACCAGCTAAAAAATAACTCTTTTAAGGAGTTATTAAGTTAATGAAGCCTTTTGTTAAGTGAGCGGGTGGAAAAACCCAGTTACTTGGTGAAATTAACCAGTATCTACCTAAAAATTTTGATCGTCTGGTTGAACCCTTTGTTGGTGGAGGAGCTTTATTTTTAAGTTTGGAACACGATAAGGTTTGAATTAATGATTTAAATAAAGAGTTAATTAACTTGTATCAACAAGTTAAAAGAAATCCCAAGAAATTGATGACGATTGTTGATACTTTTAAAGATGAATATCAATTAGATCCTAAAGGTTATTATTATCTTCGTCGAAAACATGACCGTGATGAGGTTCTGTATGCTAATCTTTCTCCGGCTTTCAAAGCTTCGCGAACTCTATTTTTAAATAAAACGAATTTCAATGGTTTATATCGGGTAAATTCTCGTGATCGTTTTAATACTCCTTGAGGGCAAAAACATAAGGTACCAGAAATCTATAATCAAGAAGAATTACTCAAAATTTCCTCATACCTTAAACAAATTAAGATCACTAGCACTAATTATTATTCGATGTTAGAAGGTATCGATCAGGGCGATTTTGTTTATCTTGACCCGCCTTATGATAAATTGAATAAAAATACTTTTACTAGTTACACAATTCCTGATTTTGGCGAAGCGGAGCAAAGAAAACTCAAAGAATTTTGTGACCACTTAAATGATCGAGGAATTAAATTTCTCCAATCAAATCACAATACTCCTTTAATTCAAGAGTTATATCAAAATTATAAGATTGTAATTGTTAATGCTAAAAGAAACATTAATGCTAATGGAGAAAAACGAAATGGGGTTGAAGAAGTATTAATCATGAATTATGGTGAGTAAGTTTTCGATTCAATAACGATGTAAAAATCTAGGTTTATGATCATCTTTTGATTAATTACCTTTAAAATTTTTTATTGAATTGTACGTTCAGAATAACAGAAATAGAATTTGTCATATAACAAAACTTGTGGTGATAAAGTGTTCATAATTATTAGTAATTTAAAAGAATTAAGTTTAAAAAGTACCTAAAATTACGTTTTTTTATCACTTTTAGATTGATAAGGAATGTAAAAACGACTGATATAATTATAAGGTCAAAGTGAGACGGTTAAAGAGTTATTAATTGTGATTAACTACTTTTTTGTAGTCCAAAATGGTAAATACACTACGTCTTACTATCACAATGTTTTAAAACATTGAAAAGATGGGAATATAAAAATGAAAAGTAAAAAACAACAACCCCGAAGGTCTAAAAATTGAAAGTTATGGGCGGGAATTTTTGCTCTTATATCAGCTGGGTCAATTATTGCCACAACTGTAAGTTTAGTATCGTGTGGAACCAATAACCGTTCTGAAGTAATTAAAACTGATTTAGCTGATTTAAATCTTGAAGCAACTGTAGCAGTGGATCTATCAGCAACTCCAGAAGAAGTTTTTCAGGCCTTTTTAGATAAAAACCAAAGTATTCTTGATAATACTTTAACTCTTGATCATGTAGAGTTATCTGACTTCCAAGCATCAGAATACCTTAAAAATGGTTCTTTAATGATTAATGCTAAAAAAGTACCAACTAATAAATGAACTGGTACGATTCAATTGGCAGTCAAGTACATTCTACATGAAAAAAACTTTCCTGATTTTCTTGGTTACCTTTCTGATAATGATTTACTTAAATTCGAGATTCCTGCTGGGACAATCACCTCACTTGGTAATTTAGTTGAAGTATTCAAAGAAACATTAAATAATAAGATGAAACAATATTATGAATATGAAAGCAACATTACCGAAATTAGAGTGAAAAAATGAGCTTGAAACTTCCCTAAAGGGGTAGAAAGACCTTCTATAGAAGACTTAAATACTAAAGGATATACAGTACATCTTCCAAGATTTCGTGGGGTTTTTGCCATCGATCATCGCGATGGTCATTTAACCAAGATTGATAAGCACTGAAATGTTTATTGGACGATAGTATAATAAAATACTTTAAAGAATAGTTTATTCAGTTTAAAAAGGACCTTAGGGTCCTTTTTAAAATGTCTAATCTTAGGGTGAATAACATTGTTGTTGGTAACTTATAAGTCTGAGGACCTTGTGGTTCCCCAAATTCAAGCTTGTTCCTCGAAAATTTATTAATATATTTCATGTTATAACGAGAAATTATGAAGATCATAAAAACTTGTTTTTTTTCTTGCTTTCAGATTGCTAAAAACCTAATAATGATTGGTAAAATTATAGGGACAAATTGAGATTGTTAACGAATTATTGATTGCTTTTTATTGCGAAAAATATAGATATTCCTATTGTCATAATGACTTAAAACAACGTTTTTTAAGAAATAAAGAAAGAATAAAATTGATAAATTAACTATGAAAAATAAACAGAAAAAACCTAAAAATTGAAAATTACGGGCAGGAGTTTTTGCGCTTGCACCAATTGGGATAATTGCAGCAAGTGCAAGTGTGATATCGTGTGGAACTAATGGTCGTTCTGAGATCATTAAAACTAATTTGAACGATTTACATCTAAAAACTATATTATCAATGCCAGTAACTAATCAACAAGCGGCGTTTGACTTATTTATTAAAATGAACCCTGAAGTTAGTGATTTAGAAACGAATGTTGAAATCATTGATTTTAATACACCATTAATTAATAAAACTGGATCATTAACAATCCAAGCAAAACCAAACATGAAGTATAGTGGAACCTTAACTATCACGATTCCAGAACTAAATAAAACTGATATTACTCGTTTGATTAACAATCAAACTATTCAAGGTACTGAAAACATGACTGTTGATCAAGCTTTTCAGGCTTTCTTGGAAGCTAATAACAGCTGAACTAACTTAAACGACTATGTTGAAGTTGATAGTTTTACTGCTGCCACTTACACAAGTAATGGTTCTTTAACCATTAAGGCTAAAGCAAATACAGCATACACTGGATCAGTTATGGTTAGAATTAATGCAATTGGTCAAACAAGTTTAAATGACTTGCATTTAAAGACTTTATTATCACTTCCAGTAACCAATCAACAAACTGCTTTTGACTTATTTATTAAATCAAATTCAAATATTGGTGATTTAAAAGATGATCTTGAAATTATTAGTTTTAATACTCCAGATTACAATCAAACTGGATCATTAACAATTGCAACTAAAGTTGATGGTAAATATGTTGGAACTTTAACCATCATGATTCCAGAACTAATCAAAACTGATATTATTCATTTTGTAACAAACACAACCATTCAAGGTACTGAAAACATGACTGTTGATCAAGCCTTCGAAGCTTTCTTAGAAGCTAATAACAGCTGACCTAACTTAAGCGATTATGTTGAAGTTGGTGAATTTACTGCTCCTAATAGTAAGGATAATGGTTCTTTAATAATCAAAACTAAAGAAGATCGTGAATATACAGGAACAATTACTATTAAAATTATCATGACTACTGATTTAGCTGATTTAAATCTTGAAGCAACTGTAGCGGTGGATCTATCAGCAACTCCAGAAGAAGTTTTTCAGGCTTTCTTAGATAAAAACCAAAGTATTCTTGATGATGGTTTAACCCTTGATCAAGTTGAATTAACTGATTTTCACGCACCAGAATACCTTCAAAATGGTCATTTAAAGGTTGCTGCAAAGAAAATATCAACCAACAAATGAACTGGTGATATCGAATTGAGAATTAAATATATTCTAAGCGAAAACAATTTTACTGATATTTTCAGTTATCTTTCAGATAATGATTTACTTAAATTTAATGTTAATGTTGGGAGAATCAAAACACTTGGTGATTTGGCTGCTGTAGCAAGAGAAATATTGAATGGTGAAATGAAACAATACTATGAATATGATCAAAACATTAAGGAGATTAGACTACATCAATGGTCTTGAAACTTCCCTGAAGGGACAACACAACCTTCTCTAGAAGAATTGAACACTAAAGGATTTAGTCTACACCTTCCAAGATTCTATGGTGTTATTGCTCTTGACCATCCTGATGGGACCACAACCCTAATTGATCGTAATTGAAACGTTTACTGGATGATCGTTTAGAAATATTAAAGAATAGTTTTATTTAATTAAAAAAGGACCTCGAAGAGGTCCTTTTTGTTTTTTACTATTTAATCTTATTTGTGATTTGGATTCTTTTGATTAGCACGGTTGTTATTCGTATCGTTGTAATCCTTGTTGTTATGTGACTGATTAGTATTATTACTATTCTTTTGATTAGCTTTTTGGTTATTGTTACTCATAAATTTCCCTCCTCTTTACCAGTATGAACTCTTAGTGGAATTAAACAATTGTTTAGGGAGAATTTGTAATTTTCTTAATTTGCTTGAGTTTTATCCATTTTAATTAATCCTTAGATACAATAAAAATAAGGTGAGGTGTTCGTCATGAAAACAAATCTTGAAAAAGATAAAATAGTAGCTATTGCCAATTATTTAGTTACTAATTATCCTGACCAAATTGATGATTATATTAAAGTACAAAAGGTTCTGTATTTTCTAGACTGAGATTATAAGCAAGAAACTGGTCACCTTCTTTTTGAAGATCAGTTTGAAGCTTGAGTTTATGGACCAGTTAATCGTCGAATTTTTGCATTAATGAAAAACAATAATTTAGTGTTTGAAAGTGATTACAAGTTAAGCGAAGAAGACAAGAAATTTATCAAAAGAGATGTTAAAAAATATCTGAATTATCTTTCTTTTGATTTGGTGACTTTATCACATCAATCCCAACCTTGAGTTGAAGCAAGAAAAGGGCTCTCAACTTACGAACCTTCTC
This genomic stretch from Mesoplasma sp. JKS002658 harbors:
- a CDS encoding type II restriction endonuclease, which codes for MKKDFNDFINTLTNNVMDYENLVDVDKVIDRYSIWYQGFADINEKLTDYEEFYNSLDYWLTSNPTTKKYIPLLFATRNEQGKMIKKNGEVLSFTSNTPNQEVIEVIKNSPLDKLVAKKMITNVNDYLLGVEVGLDSNARKNRTGKMMEELVIDIIEQKGIKIKSQYHLEQLFIDGFIDKNQLEEIKSLQNNQATKVFDFMFQFEDKIYLGETNFYNSPGSKLNEVTKSYLFLNERLSKVPNLEFVWITDGGGWKATKNQIHEAYTKIPFLFNLHQLKNNSFKELLS
- a CDS encoding DNA adenine methylase, which produces MKPFVKWAGGKTQLLGEINQYLPKNFDRLVEPFVGGGALFLSLEHDKVWINDLNKELINLYQQVKRNPKKLMTIVDTFKDEYQLDPKGYYYLRRKHDRDEVLYANLSPAFKASRTLFLNKTNFNGLYRVNSRDRFNTPWGQKHKVPEIYNQEELLKISSYLKQIKITSTNYYSMLEGIDQGDFVYLDPPYDKLNKNTFTSYTIPDFGEAEQRKLKEFCDHLNDRGIKFLQSNHNTPLIQELYQNYKIVIVNAKRNINANGEKRNGVEEVLIMNYGE
- a CDS encoding Panacea domain-containing protein, giving the protein MKTNLEKDKIVAIANYLVTNYPDQIDDYIKVQKVLYFLDWDYKQETGHLLFEDQFEAWVYGPVNRRIFALMKNNNLVFESDYKLSEEDKKFIKRDVKKYLNYLSFDLVTLSHQSQPWVEARKGLSTYEPSRKKIKF